A DNA window from Molothrus ater isolate BHLD 08-10-18 breed brown headed cowbird chromosome 2, BPBGC_Mater_1.1, whole genome shotgun sequence contains the following coding sequences:
- the C2H3orf85 gene encoding uncharacterized protein C3orf85 homolog — MARKMFQILVSALLFTASVSSVLGAPFLTEESANQFMRLKRHVPYSPSYWDSGSSQSMWAYTVAEQISESWAALRETAQYYMDLDPYAFDPSTADNKIRSYMEHLQQSGTHLQQQAITSYTSFTEASVRLCRLKHPGLRVRMTTAGSPRGHTRPGGGPRAPAQIRGSRQLAGPEKPLCTNQKWLMSRTHTVKKQAKNHVF; from the exons ATGGCTCggaaaatgtttcaaattttggtgtctgctctgctgtttACTG cTTCTGTTTCGAGTGTCCTTGGAGCACCCTTTCTGACAGAAGAATCAGCGAATCAATTCATGCGGCTCAAACGACACGTACCATATTCTCCAAGCTACTGGGActcaggcagcagccagagcatgTGGGCATACACTGTGGCTGAACAG ATTAGTGAATCATGGGCAGCTCTGAGGGAAACAGCCCAATACTACATGGACTTGGACCCTTATGCCTTCGATCCTTCGACAGCTGA CAACAAAATCAGATCCTACATGGAGCATCTACAGCAGTCTGGGACTCACCTCCAGCAACAAGCTATTACATCCTACACATCCT TCACCGAGGCCTCTGTCCGGCTGTGCCGTCTTAAACATCCGGGACTGCGCGTGCGCATGACCACGGCTGGATCCCCCCGTGGCCACACGCGCCCAGGAGGGGGCCCGCGGGCACCCGCCCAGATTCGGGGCTCCCGGCAGCTAGCCGGCCCCGAAAAGCCGCTGTGTACCAATCAGAAATGGCTCATGTCAAGAACGCACACAGTAAAAAAGCAAGCTAAAAACCACGTGTTTTAG